One Cygnus olor isolate bCygOlo1 unplaced genomic scaffold, bCygOlo1.pri.v2 scaffold_78_ctg1, whole genome shotgun sequence genomic window carries:
- the LOC121063412 gene encoding olfactory receptor 14C36-like, producing MANSSSITEFLLLAFADTRELQLLHFALFLGIYLAALLGNGLILTAVACHHRLHTPMYFFLLNLALLDLGCISTTLPKAMANALWDTRAISYQGCAAQVFLFAFLVGAEYSLLTIMSYDRYVAICKPLHYGSLVGSGACAQMAAAAWGSGFLNAVLHTAATFSLPLCQGNAVDQFFCEIPHILKLSCSDAYLREVGALVFSVSLVFGCFLYIVLSYVQIFRAVLRMPCEQGRHKAFSTCLPHMAVVSLFVSTAMVAYLKPPSISSPSLDLVFAFLYSVVPPAVNPLIYSMRNQELRNALRKLLSYIFLKHQ from the coding sequence ATggccaacagcagctccatcactgagttcctcctgctggcattcgcagacacgcgggagctgcagctcctgcacttcgcgctcttcctgggcatttacctggctgccctcctgggcaacggcctcatcctcaccgccgtagcctgccaccaccgcctccacacccccatgtacttcttcctcctcaacctcgccctcctcgacctgggctgcatctccaccactctccccaaagccatggccaatgccctctgggacaccagggccatctcctaTCAAGGGTGTGCCGCACAGGtctttctctttgccttcttgGTAGGAGCAGAGTATTCCCTTCTCACCATCATGTCCTACGAccgctacgttgccatctgcaaacccctgcactacgggagcctCGTGGGCAGCggagcttgtgcccagatggcagcagctgcctggggcagtggctttctcaatgctgtcctgcacacggccgctacattttccctgcccctctgccaaggcaatgctgtggaccagttcttctgtgagaTCCCCCACATCCTCAAGCTCTCTTGCTCAGATGcctacctcagggaagttgGGGCACTTGTGTTTAGTGTTTCTTTAGtctttggttgttttctttatattgtgctgtcctatgtgcagatcttcagggcggtgctgaggatgccctgtgagcagggccggcacaaagccttttccacgtgcctccctcacaTGGCTGTGGTCTCCCTTTTTGTCAGCACTGCCATGgttgcctacctgaagcccccctccatctcctccccatccctggacctggtatttgcatttttgtactcagtggtgcctccagcagtgaaccccctcatctacagcatgaggaaccaggaacTGAGAAATGCACTAAGGAAATTACTTTCATACATATTTCTGAAGCATCAATAA